In Acidianus brierleyi, one genomic interval encodes:
- a CDS encoding sulfurtransferase TusA family protein — protein sequence MSQETKIAKTLDLKGMYCPGPVMETAKGIKQINVGEVLEVLATDPAAKPDIEAWARRTGQQILDIQQQGGITRILIKRVK from the coding sequence ATGAGTCAAGAAACTAAAATTGCAAAAACATTAGATCTAAAGGGAATGTATTGTCCTGGTCCAGTTATGGAAACAGCTAAAGGTATAAAGCAAATAAATGTAGGGGAAGTTCTAGAAGTTTTAGCTACAGATCCTGCAGCAAAGCCAGATATAGAAGCATGGGCAAGAAGGACTGGTCAACAAATACTAGATATACAACAGCAAGGCGGAATAACAAGAATACTCATTAAGAGAGTTAAATAA